The following is a genomic window from Desulfofarcimen acetoxidans DSM 771.
ATTTGATTGTTTGGAAGAGGCTTATTAAAAGGTCTGCAGGTAACCTGGAAGGAATTTTGGACTCCCAAATTTACTGTGCAATACCCGGAAGAAAAACACCCCGTACCGGCACGTTTTCACGGTCGTTTTGTATTAGATGCAGACAAGTGTATTGCCTGTAATCTATGTGCCAATGCTTGTCCGAACAGGGTAATTAATATTGTAACTGCCAAGGTAGGCACTAAGAAATATCTGACTAATTATGTAATGAATATTCAATATTGCCTGTTCTGCGGTCTTTGTGTTGAAGCCTGTAATAA
Proteins encoded in this region:
- a CDS encoding NuoI/complex I 23 kDa subunit family protein, whose protein sequence is MFGRGLLKGLQVTWKEFWTPKFTVQYPEEKHPVPARFHGRFVLDADKCIACNLCANACPNRVINIVTAKVGTKKYLTNYVMNIQYCLFCGLCVEACNKDAIHFSDDFGMTQYFYKNIPLVLVDRVAPEAPPEDAESKAPADATDKAAKKTAAAKAKGTEG